From the Halobacteriovorax sp. GB3 genome, the window TCAACTTCAACTTTTATCTTTTTTTGGTTTTCACTTTCAATGACGACAAAGAGATCAGTGACTTCTTTTACTTTACCATTAATTGTATAACTATCATTGCTACTTGTGATGAGTTTAAGAAGCAATGAATTCGTGTTCTCTTTCATGTATTCTTTAACTTTTTCGGCCTTGAGTATAACTTTGTCATCTTCAACGCTTTCAACCCATGACGCTTCAATCATTGTTTCGCCTTCATTGCCATTGATGAGAATGGCACCTCCAGCGACTTTAATGATTTGTGCTTCACCATCGATATCAACAAGATTTCCTAATTTGACTTTCTCATTCTTTCCATCAACAACAATCGTATCGCCAAAAATTTGAACCTTATCATTTTTGCCATCAACTTTAACCATTCCACCTAGAATAGATACTTTCTGACTTTCGGAATCGATATTGATTGCCGATTTGAAAAGGAAATAAAGTGAGACACCACAGATAATAAAAAAGGCCGCAATAATAGCTAGGATCTTCATTGAATAACTCCAAAGATATGTTTGAAGTAAATTATCTTCAAATTCTATTTAGGAAAAGCTCTTTGTAACCTTTTTACATCAAAGATCAGCTTTCTCTGTAGTCGAGAACCATTGAAATTTGTTTCATTCTGTATGTATAGAGATAACTTAGAACCAGAGAAGCAATTGTTAGCCCAATGGCCAGTCCTGCCCATAAACCTGCCGCTAGCATCCCTTGTTTATAAGCAAGATAGGCTCCAGTTGGAATGGCAATAAGCCAGTATCCAAAAAATGAAAAAATCATTGGAAGTTTACTCATTCCAAGCCCGCGAAGAACACCCCACATTGTAATTTGTAGTCCATCTGGAATTTGAAAGAGAGCAACATAGAAGAAGAGTCCTGCCCCATAGGCAATAACCTGAGGGTCTTGCGTGAAAAGAGCGACTAGATGTTCTGGTATTAAAAAATAGACACAGGCCATGAGGATCATATAGGCCTCAGTCATAAAAACACAACCAAGAGTATAGCTTCGAATAAGTTCTTTATCTCTTTTTCCAAAGGCGTAACTAACTTTAACTCCTGCCGTTCCATTGATTGCAAGAGGGACCATAAAAGTTAGACCAGCAATATTTAAAACGATATTGTGAGCAGCTGAAACAGTCACAGGCATCTTTCCAATGAGAACAGTTACCGTTGAGAACATGAGAACTTCAATCAAGGTTCCAAGACCAATGGGAACACCGAGTTTTAAAAGATCAAAGTAGCTCTCTTTCTTGAGATGGTGTTCAAGAGGGAGAACACGGTATGTGTAAATCATAAGAACAATGGCCATGATAAATCTTGTTATGATTGTAGCGATGGCGGCCCCTTTAATTCCTAGTTCTGGGAAAGGACCGATTCCAAACATCAGAACATAGTTCATGGCGAGGTTAACAATGTTCATGAAAATGATGAGTGCATTAGCAAAAATCGTTTTATCAAAGGCCTGTAGGTATTCCTTAGCAATTTGAAAAAAGTAAACTGGTATAAGTGAAACGTTCACAAAACGTAAATATGTTTGAACGTTTGCAACAATATTCTCATTGAGTCCAATCATTGGTACGAGTTCTGTGAAAATCGCAAGAAGTCCGCAAAGAACAACCATGAGAGTGAAACTTAAAAGAAGACTTGAACCCCATACTGGAGTTTCATGAGGGTTAACTCCTTCTCCACGAAGTCTCGCGGCCGTAGAAGAAACTGAAAAGATTGTCGAAACACCGACCATAACAAAAGGGGCAACCATAGCAGAGGCAACACCAATTGCACTGAGAGCTTCTGTTGAATAGCGTCCTGCAACGAAGGTATCTCCGATACTAAAGAGCATCTGACCAACCTGGCCGATAACAAGAGGTAAAGTAAATAAAATCAGTTCTTTAAGACGAGAGAAAGTAAGTTTAAACATGAGCACAGTTATACTCCAAGGAATCCGCTAGCAACAAGCACTCAATTGCCAATTGAATAAAAAAGTTACGTCAGGTTTTTTTATTGGGAAGTCTAAACCAATGAATTTACTAGTTTTAGACTGACAAAGAATAACGGCCGTCACAAATTTTGTGAACGATCCTGACATTGTCGGCCTTTTTCACATCTTTTGTGTACAACTTTGGCCATTTAATTTCGTGAAAACTACATTCCACACATCGAAAAAAACAACTGTTCGAAACAATATGAGGCTGAGATCCTCGGGAGGTATGAAATGAAAAAATTTATCGCACTTGCAGCAGCACTTCTTTCTGTTAGCTCTTTCGCTCTTTCTGAAGCGGATAGCTGGGACACAATTAAATCTGAAGTAAAGAACAACTGGAAACTTCAACTAAGCGGTTACGCAGTATTTGTTGGACAAGTTGTACACGCTTTTGATGTTTGTGTTGATGGAGATGAGTTCAAAACAACAAAGCAATACCCTGTATATGAAACAAAGTATGTTGGTAAGACAAGAGATAACGATGGTGACAATGACGGTTGGACATCAGTAGTTGTTGGTTACAGAACACTTTCTTTCCCAATTACTTATACAACTAAGCAAAGAGTTTGTAACAACAGAGACAAAAACTGTAAGTATGTTTCTAAAGTTGTAGAGCAAGAAACAGTTAAGAAAATGACTGTTAAGAAGTTTGTAAGATCTGTTGGAAGAAACAATGACAGAGACGTATACAAAACTCTTTTCACAAAAGAATACGAAATTCCAGCTTGTAACTAATCCATGCTGTAGCAGAGGTTAGATTAATCTCCTGTTGTGTAAAAAGAAAGCGGTCACTTGTATAAGTGGCCGTTTTTGTTTGAGTGTGTGTAGATCTTTCAGACGTTTGTGACCAACATTTGGTTCCTATGCTATAAGCCAATTTTATTGGGAGATTTATGGAGAAGGGCACTAATGCCAATACATCATTAAAAAATTGGGGTCTTAGGGTACAAGTTGCCATGGATCTCAAAAGAAAGCTCGAAGAGTATCGCGACCCAAAGGTTGGAGTGCGTCTTCTTGCCCAAAAGATGGAAATTAGTGAAAGAACTCTTCAAAGATTAATCAATCAAGAAAATAGACCTACCTATCAAACACTCTTTAAAATCTATCGGGTACTTTTTAATACAACCAATGATGCACTTCTTTTAGAAATCGTTCCTGAAGTTATTCAAGAAGAAATTAAAAAGCATAATCCGAACAAATTAAATAAGTCGGTTCAATACTTAACAGATATTGAAAGTGAAATTCTCTATGATCGCTGCTTTTGTGAGATCTACTTTATGGCCGCTTGTTCTCCTTTATCAAAAGAACTTGTTCAATACCGCTATGGACTTCATGGTGTTGAAACACTTGAAAAGATGATTGAATTACAGGCCTTAAAGCAAACAAAAGAAGGTCTTTATATTTTGGGTGCTAATCAAACAACTCTTAGTGCAAATACATTGAAAAGAGTTGGCCTGTCTTTAACGGAGAAGTTTTCTAAACCAACAAATACAGAAGTTGGAGGGGAGAACCTCATTGCATTTTTCGCAGAGGGCTTAAGTGAAGAAGCCTATGATGAATGGCTGCAAGTTGATGAGAGGGCCTTTCGTGAGAAAGTAAAGATAGCACAAAAAAGTAAGGCTAAAGGCGACATTAGGGCCTTCACTTATATGGTAACTGATACAATGAGCGACAAATGAGAAAAACAATGAAAATCATTTTATTATCAATCTTAACGTTAAGTTCAATTTCATCAAATGCTGGAATCGGTGGCATTTCTGGTGGAAGTAAGAATGGGAAGATTAGAGATACTATTATCGAAGCAACACAAAACTCTGACTGGAAAAAGTTAAGAGCGGTCATTGGGAAATCTTTCAAACATCAAATCAAAGGTGATTCGATTTTTGTAGGACAAAGAGTGTCGGCCTTTGACGTTTGTATTCAAGGTGACTCACTAAAGCACTTGAAGAAGACGCCAATTTATGAAAACCGCTATGTTGGAAAAAGTCTTGATAAGGACCATGAAAAAGATGGCTGGACTTTTGTAGAAGTTGGAAAGAGAAACTTAGTTTACCCGATTACTTATACTCGTTATCAAAGAGAGTGTAATAATCATGGGAAAAGATGTCGACGAGTTCTTGTAGAAGAGACTCAAGATCTGATGAAGAAAATCCAAGTTGAAGAGTACGTTAGAACAATTGGAGATCAATCAGAAAGAGATATCTATGAACCAATTGCTGAACAAGTTTTTGAAGTACCACATTGTAAATAAAGAAGGGCCCATTTTGTGGGCCTTTTTTTATGTCTCAGGAATTTGATTTCTAACCATTTTGATAAAAGGAATAAGAAAAACTAAGAAGCCTAGAATGAAAAAAGCTGCTAGGCTATTCATAGCAAAGCTCATTCCCTGTTTGTCTATGAGATAACCCGTCAGTGGACCAATTAGGCAAAATCCTAGTCTAAAGAATAAGCTAACAAGAGAGTTGGCGGTGGCCCTAAACTCTGATGGAGTTCTCCAGTTAAGAGCATCTTTTAAAATAACTTGAGTTATTCCTCTGCTCACTTGAAAGAGAAAACCTACGGCAACTCCAAACCACCCAGAAAGGGCACCTAGTCCAAAGTATCCACAAATTGGTAGAAGGCCCATTAGAACAAGTAAAAAGGGTGCCCCAAATCTTTTCTCAAAAAAGTGAACATTCTTACTCACAAGCCCATGTGTTAGATTATATGCGGCCCAAAGAATCCCGAAGTAGGCGAGGTCGATTGAGTGATCGCTCCAATGTTTTTGGTAAATCCAAACTGCCGTAAACGTTGAAAGTCCCCAAATTATTTGATTGAAAAAGACGAGGGTCAGAAGTTTGTCTGATTGAAAGATATGGCGAAGAACTTTTAATGTATTTTCTTTATGGCTCTTGTTATCCATCTTTTGATATGGCGGCTCTTTTAGTGTTAAGGCTATAAAAAAAGGAAAACAAGCAAAGAAAGCATGAGTAGTAATAACAGTAAAAAATGAGATCTTTACTAGTAATCCACCAACGACAGAGGCGATAGTTTCAGAAAGAGCTGAAGAAAATTGAAGATTAGATAAGGCGATAGAACTATTTTCTCTAGAGTGTTCATCTTGAATGAGGCTGTCGTAGAGAAGCGAGACATCTGATCCTGAAATCATACTAAGACCAATACCAATGATGATCTCATGAATTATTAAAAGCTCATATGTCGTGGCAAAAATAAGGTAGATAAATCCAATGGCCGTTAATGACGATCCTAGTAGCATCGTTTTCTTTCTTCCCCATAAATCACATAAATAACCTGAGGGGACCTCGAAGACTGCAACGGTAAAGCCCATAATCGCTTGCAGGATAAAGATTTGAGACATGCTGAGATTAAGTGAGAGATAGAAGGGAATAATCACCGGGATGATGATGAGGAACATAAAGAAAAAACGGAATGCGTAAATTTTTGGGATATTTCCCTTATAGTTGTGCATTCCGCTATTATTAACTAGGAATTAGAACTTGAAAACGTCAAAGGCATTTTTGTAAGTCTTTTTTAAGACTTCTTCGATAGTCTCATTTTTTACTTCTGCAATCTTTTCGATAACAAAAGGTAAATAGTAAGGTGCGTTTTCTCTTCCTCTATAGGGAACGGGAGTTAGAAAGGGGGCATCCGTTTCAACGAGTATTCTCTCAAGCGGTGTGATATCGAGAATATTGCGAACATTTTGAGCACTATTAAAAGTAATGATACCGTTAAAACCTAGATGAAAGCCTTCGTCTAAGCAAAATTTTGCTAAGTCCATTCCCGAAGTAAAACTATGAATAACGCCTTTTCTTTTTAGTGAAGACGAAAAGTTTTTTAAAATGGCGACAGTATCTTCATCGGCATCACGAGTGTGAATAACTACTGGATAGTCATGATCAACAGCTATCTGGAGTTGCTTTTCGAAGAACTCTCTCTGTTCTTGTCTAGGAGAGTTATCATAGTGATAGTCAAGGCCAATTTCTCCAACAGCTACGACTTTAGGAAGAGCTAAATTGGCGACAATCTTATCAAGAACAGTTTGGTCTATTTTCTTGGCCTCGTGGGGATGAATTCCTTGTGTGCAGTAGACATTGTCGAATTGATTGGAAATTGCAATGACGGCATCGAGATTGCCCGGCTCGACAGCGATTGTAACAACTTTTTCAATATTTGATTTTTTAGATTTTTCTAGGATCTCTTGCGTTGGAAGATCTTTTAGATAATCGAGATGGCAATGTGTTTCGATAATAGGGAGATCCCAAGTTGGAATCTCCCTTTTTTTATTTTTTCCCATAATTATTTACTATTTTTTACGATGTCATCCAAAATTCCGTAAAGTTGATTAAGTGGAAGAACACCTTCAATTTTAACACCATTTATAAGCATCGTCGGTGTAGAACGTACATTAAATGGGTTTGATTGTGCGATCAAGTCCATAACAGCTTTTTTTGTCTCTTCTTTTTTAAGACAATCGAGAACACCTTCTTTTTTCGCATAGTTATTGATCCAGTCGACGTCCATTGAAGCTTGATTGTGAAAAATGTCATCGTGTACTTTGACAAATTTTTCTGGTCCAGCACAAACCGTCAGGTAAGCAGCACGACAAGCAAGAGGGTGCATTGGGCGATTAATAGAAGGGTTACAGTCCATATCGAGTGGATAGAAAACATATTGGATGTTTATCTTTCCTTGGTATTTCTTTGCAATCTTTGGAGCTTGCTCACTTAGCATCTTGCAAGCAGGACATTGATAGTCTGAAAACATTGTTATTTGAATCGGAGCATCTTCAAACTTCTCTGAAGAACTTGCAATTCTAAACGGACTTTCTTCTTTAAGTGAACCAAGGTTTGGAAGTGCTTTAAATTGAGAAATAACACTTGCAACAACTTTATCGTTTCTTTCAAGCTTATTAGAAATATTGAACCAAAATCCACCAGCGACAACAAGAGTTACTACTGCAAATGAAGATGCTGGGATTGGACCAATAAGTCTTACGTTTGAATATTTAAAAAAGATAAAGAAAACTGCTGCTGAAAGAATATAGTACAGTGTACAAAATGGACAAAGACTTCCAAGAGCAATAAGAGAGTAGAGAAAAAGAACAACACAACCTACAAGGTTTAAAAGAAGAACTTGATAGATTGTTCCTTCCATTTCATCTGTTTTAAAAACAAACCCCATGAATGTGAAAATACCCATTAGCATTCCAAAAACAGAAATTGGAACACCTGCAATATTCGATAGTGGTGAATTTGTTGCTGTATCACAGTTAAAGAAGCTATTAATGTCACAAAGAGTAGCAGAGCCTGCTAAACCTGTTGGAAACTTAACTGCAAAATAGTGGTTAGTTAGATAAATCGAAACACCAATCATTGATGCCGCGAGAAGCATTAATAATGCATGGATTGATACAGAGCTCCCTCTGAAGAGCGACTTTGAAGTAATCATTACTTTTCTCCCATATTATTTTTTAAAAGAACATTCCAATTTCTTTTTGTTGTTTTGTTGAGTCTATAGCTATGAAATTTATCGTCTTTGAAAGTACATAAGGCACAATCAAAGATGAATGCATCTGGATAGCTCGTTAGTATTTGTTTGCTTATCTCTTTGAAGAGACTGAAGTATATTTTGCCATCTTTTTTTGAGAAACTGTCTGAGTTTTGAAAATTTTCTGTGAATTCTTCAGAAACTTCATATACGTCCTCTTGAATGTGAGGACCAATAATAAATAATTCTGGTTCAATATCTTTTATTCTTTGATTGAGGATGATTTTGGAGGCGACACCTCTCCATCCTGCATGAACCATCGAAACACCATTTTTGCCAAAGATTGCAATGGGGAGACAGTCAGCCGTTTTGATGGCAAGAGGCTTATTGAACTCTAGATTTGCTACGAGTCCGTCTGCGCTTTGAATGTCATCAGAAGCATCTACGACATCACATCCATGAACTTGATTAACTTCATGAACAGGAAAGTCTGGCCTGTCGTCAAAGACTGTAAAAGTATAGTTTTCAAATTGCTTTTCAAAAACTTTATTGGCC encodes:
- a CDS encoding vitamin K epoxide reductase/DsbA family protein; protein product: MITSKSLFRGSSVSIHALLMLLAASMIGVSIYLTNHYFAVKFPTGLAGSATLCDINSFFNCDTATNSPLSNIAGVPISVFGMLMGIFTFMGFVFKTDEMEGTIYQVLLLNLVGCVVLFLYSLIALGSLCPFCTLYYILSAAVFFIFFKYSNVRLIGPIPASSFAVVTLVVAGGFWFNISNKLERNDKVVASVISQFKALPNLGSLKEESPFRIASSSEKFEDAPIQITMFSDYQCPACKMLSEQAPKIAKKYQGKINIQYVFYPLDMDCNPSINRPMHPLACRAAYLTVCAGPEKFVKVHDDIFHNQASMDVDWINNYAKKEGVLDCLKKEETKKAVMDLIAQSNPFNVRSTPTMLINGVKIEGVLPLNQLYGILDDIVKNSK
- a CDS encoding MATE family efflux transporter; this translates as MFKLTFSRLKELILFTLPLVIGQVGQMLFSIGDTFVAGRYSTEALSAIGVASAMVAPFVMVGVSTIFSVSSTAARLRGEGVNPHETPVWGSSLLLSFTLMVVLCGLLAIFTELVPMIGLNENIVANVQTYLRFVNVSLIPVYFFQIAKEYLQAFDKTIFANALIIFMNIVNLAMNYVLMFGIGPFPELGIKGAAIATIITRFIMAIVLMIYTYRVLPLEHHLKKESYFDLLKLGVPIGLGTLIEVLMFSTVTVLIGKMPVTVSAAHNIVLNIAGLTFMVPLAINGTAGVKVSYAFGKRDKELIRSYTLGCVFMTEAYMILMACVYFLIPEHLVALFTQDPQVIAYGAGLFFYVALFQIPDGLQITMWGVLRGLGMSKLPMIFSFFGYWLIAIPTGAYLAYKQGMLAAGLWAGLAIGLTIASLVLSYLYTYRMKQISMVLDYRES
- a CDS encoding polyphenol oxidase family protein; protein product: MANKVFEKQFENYTFTVFDDRPDFPVHEVNQVHGCDVVDASDDIQSADGLVANLEFNKPLAIKTADCLPIAIFGKNGVSMVHAGWRGVASKIILNQRIKDIEPELFIIGPHIQEDVYEVSEEFTENFQNSDSFSKKDGKIYFSLFKEISKQILTSYPDAFIFDCALCTFKDDKFHSYRLNKTTKRNWNVLLKNNMGEK
- a CDS encoding MFS transporter, with translation MHNYKGNIPKIYAFRFFFMFLIIIPVIIPFYLSLNLSMSQIFILQAIMGFTVAVFEVPSGYLCDLWGRKKTMLLGSSLTAIGFIYLIFATTYELLIIHEIIIGIGLSMISGSDVSLLYDSLIQDEHSRENSSIALSNLQFSSALSETIASVVGGLLVKISFFTVITTHAFFACFPFFIALTLKEPPYQKMDNKSHKENTLKVLRHIFQSDKLLTLVFFNQIIWGLSTFTAVWIYQKHWSDHSIDLAYFGILWAAYNLTHGLVSKNVHFFEKRFGAPFLLVLMGLLPICGYFGLGALSGWFGVAVGFLFQVSRGITQVILKDALNWRTPSEFRATANSLVSLFFRLGFCLIGPLTGYLIDKQGMSFAMNSLAAFFILGFLVFLIPFIKMVRNQIPET
- a CDS encoding TatD family hydrolase, which gives rise to MGKNKKREIPTWDLPIIETHCHLDYLKDLPTQEILEKSKKSNIEKVVTIAVEPGNLDAVIAISNQFDNVYCTQGIHPHEAKKIDQTVLDKIVANLALPKVVAVGEIGLDYHYDNSPRQEQREFFEKQLQIAVDHDYPVVIHTRDADEDTVAILKNFSSSLKRKGVIHSFTSGMDLAKFCLDEGFHLGFNGIITFNSAQNVRNILDITPLERILVETDAPFLTPVPYRGRENAPYYLPFVIEKIAEVKNETIEEVLKKTYKNAFDVFKF